The DNA segment GGAATGCCCTTCGCTTTTTTCTTGTTTGAAAATCAGACAAAGTATGAAATCTGTATAAATACATACAATATAAAAAGCAGTATACTGAAACCAGATAGCATATACGGAAAAGCATTTTATACCCGTATATCCAATAGAAAGACATAGGAGGATATCATATGAAGAAACAAACGAAGAAAATTGCAGCCGGTGCTGCAGCTGCGGCTGCCGGTATTGCGGCAACTGCGGCTGTCCGCAGTGTGGTGAAAAAAAGAGAACAAAATGCACAATGCATGGTTAGCAATGGAAGGGAAGGAGAACGTCAGGCTTACCTGATCGGAGGCGGTTTGGCATCCTTATCCGCCGCAGCCTATCTCATTCAGGACGGCGGCTTTCATGGAGAAAACATCCATATCATGGAAGGTATGAATGTGCTGGGTGGCAGCAATGATGGAGCGGGTACCCTGCAAAACGGCTTTGTATGCCGTGGCGGCAGAATGCTGAATGAGGAAACCTATGAGAATTTCTGGGATTTGTTTTCTACCATTCCTTCCCTTGACTGGCCTGGAAAAAGCGTAACTGAGGAAATACTGAACTTTGATCATCTGCATCCAACGCATGCACAGGCAAGATTGGTTGACCGCTATGGCGTGATTCAGGATGTTCGCAGTATGCAATTCAATAACACAGACCGCCTGCTGATGACAAAGCTGCTTGCGACACCGGAGGAAAAGCTGGATAATGTTACGATTGAACAGTGGTTCAAGGATAGCCCGCATTTCTTTACAACGAATTTCTGGTATATGTGGCAAACCACCTTTGCATTTCAAAAGTGGTCAAGTGCATTTGAATTCCGTCGTTATATGAATCGTATGATTTTGGAATTCCCGCGTATTGAAACGCTGGAGGGAGTTACCAGAACACCATATAATCAATATGAATCTGTCATTTTGCCAATCAAGGCATACCTGGAGGGCTTCGGCGTTGACTTCAGTATCCGTGCGGTAGTGGAGGATCTTGACTTTAAGGAGGACAGTGTCACTGTTACCGATATCCATATAACTGAAAACGGGAAACAGCGTGTTATCCATCTGGAGGAAAATGATCTGTGTATCATGACAAATGGCTGCATGACCGATTGCGCAACACTTGGTGATTTCAAAACACCTGCCCCGTATCAGCCGCAGGAGGCGATGTCTGCACAGCTATGGCGCAGAGTGGCGGAAAAGAAGCCGGTACTGGGTGATCCGACACCATTCTTTGGCAAACCGGAAGAAACAAACTGGGAAAGCTTTACTGTCACGATGAAGGGATCAAAAATGCTGAAGATGATCGAGCAGTTCTCTGGCAATATTCCAGGCAGCGGAGCATTGATGACCTTTAAGGATTCCAGCTGGCTGATGTCCATTGTTGTAGCTGCACAGCCGCATTTCAAGGCACAGGATGCTAATACGACGATTTTCTGGGGATATGGTCTGTACACGGATGCCATTGGCGATTATGTGAAAAAGCCGATGCGGGAATGCAGCGGGGAAGAAATCCTGATGGAATTGATCCATCATTTGCATTTTGAAGAAAGTACAAAGGATATCATGGAGTCTGTTGTTAATGTGATTCCTTGCATGATGCCGTATATTGATTCCCAGTTCCAGCCAAGGGCGATGAGTGATCGTCCTATGGTGATACCAAGCGGATCTACAAACTTCGCTATGATTTCACAATTTGTGGAGATTCCGGAGGATATGGTATTTACAGAGGAATATTCTGTACGTGCTGCCCGTATGGCTGTCTATGGTCTGCTTGGAATCGACAAGAAAATATGTCCGGTTACCCCATATAACAGAAATCCGAAGGTGCTTGCCATAGCTGCCAAAACCATGCTGCGATAATTGGAAATCTATTCATATTCTCTTTAAGACTTCCATACAGGAAAAAAATAAACAGTATGACTGATGAGACGCAAAGGATTCCACATTGGATGAAGCTGCGTCTTTTCCTATTCTGTTGAAGATTTAACACTTCCTGCAGCACTTTTTGCTTTGGAAATAGCTGCTTTGTTATACGAGCCAGCACGTTATTCACGATATTATCTCCCATGTGAACGTGAAAGCTTAAGCTTCCATACGTTCATATGTATACGCAGGATGAATTAAGATAACAGGTGAAAATTCGTCAGGAATCACATTGCTTGATAGCTGCATAGAAAGCCTGTAGTTATCAGGGATAGAAAAAGTTTACACATAGTGGTAGAATAAAGGAATAATTCGACTGATTTGTCCATAAAGGAGTGGTAGTATGCCGAATTTAGAACAATATCAAGCTATGTTTCATTCTCTTGCCTGTGGAATCTGCCGGGTAGCGCTGGATGAGGAATTTACTCTGCTGTATGCAAATCCGTTTTTTTATTATATATACGGCTACACCTGTGAGGAAGCAAACGACATCGGATTTCATTCAATCAGCTATATTTTACCGGAGCCTGTCTTTTCAGAAGTGCACGCTAAGGTTATGACGTATATTGAGCATAAGGAGCGCTTTTTTGAGTTGGAGTATCAGGGAGTGCACCGCTCACAGAAGCCGCTCTGGCTGCTGGTGCGCTGTACGTATGATCCGGCAAGAGCTGACAGTATCCTATGTGTACTTATGGATATCGCAGTGCATAAGAAGCTGGAGGATGAGCTGCGTATGAGTATGGAGGAAAGCAGGATGGCTTTTCAGTTAACGGATAAAATGCTGTATACCTTCGATATTGAGGAGCGCCGTCTTACGCTTCCAAAACAGGTGAGTGAGGAATTTAATCTTCCTCATACAGTTTATGGAGTTCCGCAAAGCATTATTGCCGCTAATATTATTGATGAGAATAGTGTTGATGAATTTATACGGTTTTATACAGCGATGATGCATGGTGTACCGGAAGGTGTTTCCGAGGTGAAAAAGCGAAGAAGGGATGGCAGCTTTCGCTGGTACCGAGCAAATTATCAGCTGATATATGATACCTATGGAAAACCCAAACGCTCCATTATCTCGTGTGAGGATATAACAGAGCAGCGGGAAAAGGAGCTTGTCTATTCCAAATGGAAACAGTATTTTCAGGCTCAGGAGGGAAAGACCATCGGGTATTATGAATATGACCTGAGCATGGATCAGCAAATCGAAGGGGCAGGGGATACACCACCTGAATATCTGGAAAATCTGAAGGGGTATACAGAAACCGTTTTATATATCGCAGAGCATTTTGTATATCCGGCAGATCGTGAGATGTTTTATCATTTTTTTGATAGAAACCGTCTGCTCACCTTGTTTTATGACGAACAAAATGAAACAGAAATTGAATACAGAAGATGCAGTAAGCATGCTGTTTACTGGGTACGCGCCAGTGTACGAATGGTGGAAGATCCATATACAGGGCATATAAAAATGTTTATGATGACGTTGAATATCGATCGGGAAAAGCAGAAAACCATGCGTCTGCAAAAACTGGCTGAAACAGACGAAATGACAGGTTTACTGAAAAGGGAGACCTTCATCCGTAAGGTTAATGAGTGCCTGATGACGAAAGACTATGTGGTGCGCCATGCCTTTATTTTGCTGGATATTGATGAATTTAAACAGCATAATGATACATACGGACATCAGTTTGGAGATCTGGTTATTAGGGATACAGCACGCATTTTAACGTCATCCCTTCGAGCATATGATTTCAGTGGCAGATTGGGCGGGGATGAATTTATGCTGTTTCTGAACGGGATATCCTCGCAAAGGGATGTTCAGCCAAGAATCGCAGCACTTTGTGAGAAGCTAAACAGAATGTATCCGGATAGAGGGACCGTATCCTGCAGTATGGGGATCGCCTTTTATCCGCAGGATGGAACAGACTTTCAGCAGTTGTATCAGAATGCGGATATCGCGCTTTATGAAGCCAAGCGTTCCGGGCGTTCTACGTACCGTATTTATCAAAAGGACAACATGAGAAGAAAATAGCAGGTATAAAACAAAAAGCAGGTGTGAGCCTGCTTGCTTTGTTTCCATTGGATGCAAAATATTTTCAAATCGAGCCTGTATGTGTTTGTACAGGGAATGATTTGACTTGTGATTAGTTTTTCCTGTTGTCTGTACGGACTCAAAAAGGGAGCTCATTCAGTAGTTTGCTTGTTGAATCGTTGCTGCTATGCTTCTGTTTGCGGACATTTAGAGTTATGTTTTCTATCCATTTGTTGGTCAAGCTGGTGGTCAGAGATATATAAAGTATAAAAAAAGCCGATAGATATCGACTTAATTAGTAACATGGAGGGAGAACGGATGATAAAACAAAATATTATCTCCTCGACCTCGACACCTCTGGTCAACTACATTTTATACCCTATATATAGAATTGTAAACCTTTTTTTCAAAAAATTAAAATGGCAATATCTGCATCTGCCTTCTGTTATTCACTTCTCTAATTTTTCAATTTTGATGATGGTCTTGGTATTTAAATCTAAATGAATACAAAGGAATGATCTTTTGATGATCTGTTTTTGTTCTAAATATGTATACTCATTGAATTTTTTTATTGCTTTATTTCTCAATCTTTTCATATCCTTATCTAGATTCCTTTTCTTAGATAGCAGTTTCTTGCGCTCTGCGATATAAGAATCATCATCGAGGTAACCCTCTTCATATTCAAAGTCAAGGAATTTTAATCGTTTCCCTATTTTGCCTATCCTTCTGGAGATACCTTCTACAACTTCAAAATTCGTAGTCTCATCCAGAATTTCATTGATATGATGGATTATTTTATTTAAAAGGATCTGTTCGTTGATCCTCTTTTTACAACTAGGACAATAATAATATTTATAGACTCTTCTTCCTTTTCTATTTCCGTTGCGCGGATAGTGGATCGTAGGAATCTCACTACACCAGCAATCACAGTCTTCACATTTGATTAGATTTTTGAATAGATATTTGTAATGATATTCTTTCCTTCTCCCATGCAATATTTTCTGTATCTCTTCGTAATATTTCTGTGAACAATATGCCGGAGAATGATCTCGTATGTCAACATACGATGTCAAGAGTCTTCCATATATGATAGGATCCGTGACTGCTCTGTAGATTTTTGTATAAGACCAGTGTACTCCACAAGCCTGTTTGGAATTTAATTCGATTGCCAGTGAGTCCAATGATCTTTTGTAATCATGAATCTGAGTTAGGATATATAGCATCGTTTCGACATATGCAATATCGATTTCTACTTTTCTTCCTTTAGCATTCTCACCTGGATTATTCTTAAATAGATATCCGGTAGGTGGCGTCTTTCCTCCTTTTGTGTAATTACCTTTGTAAGCTGATGTGGTTAGACCTATACGTGTTCTCTTACGATCACGATGCACTTCTGTTTCATCGGAAAGTGTAATGATTCGTGGACCGATCGTCTTATCCGGATGTAATTCGATATCTTCTAAACTAGCCCAATCTCTATTATCAGAGATGACGGTGACATTGTACTTGCTAAAAACATAACGAAGAGAGTTGCAATGATTCGCATCTCTGGATAATCTGGATGCTAACCAGACATAGATGATTATTTCTTGATTCGCTGCAGCTATGGCCTTCAACATTTCCTGCATGTGAGGACGCTTTAAGGTTGTTCCGGAATATCCTTCATCAATATACCATTTTTCAATCGTCCTGTTATCTCTTGCAGCAAGCTCATTGCATACACGTTTTTGTGATTCTATGCTGTAGTTCGATTTACTTTTTTCTGACGAACTTCTTCTGGCATAGCCAAATACTTTCATAGTTTTTTCCTCCTTCGTGTGAGAATATCACACACTTTCTGAGGATGATTTTTATCTCATATGTCAAAGTTCCTTTCTTTGACATATGAAGAGAAAAATTATATTCCATATATCTCCGCCCTTTATTTGCTTTTTAGGACAAAAAAAGCATCCACGTATGAATCTACAAGGATGCTTTGATTGAACTAACCAGTAGGTGTATTCTAAGGAATACATCATCATAATACAAATATTAAGAAAAAATGTCAAGCAAATCATCTTTGAGACAGGGTAAAAATAGTAAATTAGATACTTTTGAAAGTAGATTCTATTTTCAAAAAATATTTGTCCCATTCAAGTGTTGATTTATGTAATTGGTTACCTTTGAATATAAATGACAATATTGTAAATACTAATGCCACCACACCTTTGGTTATTAAAACTTTTATGGAGAACAATTCCTGTTAGTAGTAAATCAGCTTTTAAATTGAGATTAGAACTAAAAGGAGATTTATCTTATGAAACAACAAAAAAAATTAAAAAGCAATTCATTATATTTTAAAAATAGGGTGTGTTATTTGGAAATATTAACTGCTTCATTTTTATATTCAAATCACAAATATTTTTTGACACAATTGCAGGCTCCGTCTGGACTGTGCCATTTTCTCTACTTTTAATCATATCTTCTTAGCCATAAGCTAGATTACCTCTGGTGTTTCAGGAAGACGCTCAATGGTAAGAGAATAAGTCAGTATGGCTGATATACATGATTATGGTAAGCAGAATGACGTTGAGGAGAATTGAGAAAAGAAGAATCTAGGGCTTCAAAATCACATTATATTAAAGAGGTTTTATTATTTTATTGCATCCAAGACAATTAGACTTCATCTACCCTGAAGTTCTGGTAAGCAGTACTAATTCAATATGTTAAGCTTAAGCGTAAGGAGGAATCAACAATGTGTACAGCACTGAGATTTAAACAATTTTTTGGAAGAAATTTAGACTACGAATTTTCCTATGGGGAGAAAATTACCGTTTCGCCCAGAAATTATAATTTTAAGTTTCGCCATACTAATAAACAAGGAAAACATTATGCTATAATAGGTATGGCATATATTGTAGGAGATTATCCATTATACTACGATGCCATAAACGAAAAAGGAGTAGGAATGGCAGGATTAAATTTTGTCGGAAATACATATTTTAATGCTCATGTAGATGGAAGGGATAACATTACATCCTTTGAGTTTATTCCATGGGTATTGTCTCAATGTGCGAATATTAAAGAAGTCAAGGAATTACTTGAACATACTAATGTAGTGAATACCGCCTTCAACAGTAAACTTCCACCTGCACAATTGCATTATATGATTAGCGATGACACAGACAGCATTGTTATAGAATGTATGAAAGATGGTATGCATATATATGATAATCCTACACATGTTTTAACCAACAATCCACCATTTAAAGAACAGATTTCTAGGTTGAATGACTACATGTATTTGACCAATAAGCAACCAGAAAATACATTTTCAAAGGATTTAAATCTTGCCCCGTATTCACGCGGATTTGGTGCATTTGGATTGCCTGGAGATTTATCAAGTCCGTCTCGATTTGTTCGTGTTGCCTTTACTCGATCCAATGCAACAAGCGACGAAAATGATTTGAGTCAGTTCTTTCATATCCTTGGATCAGTAGAGCAGCAAAAGGGACTTTGCGAGGTGAGTGAAGGTGAATATGAATATACCATCTATTCTTCTTGCTGCGACTTGTATAATGGAATATATTATTACACAACGTATAACGGACACCAAATTATAGGTGTGGATATGTTTAAGGAAGATTTAGATTCTGATAAAATCATATCTTATCCAATGATGGAAAAAGAAATAATCAGTTTTCAAAATTAGGTTGTATTCATTGTTTGAAGGTAATGGTTATATGCTATTATACGAGGGATTGTGTATGAAGTGTTTTAAGCAATTTACCAAAAACTCAAGAACGACTAAACAGTGCCCCATGTACTACCATAACTGAATATTTTAATATCTTAGCTCATATATTCTTCATGTTATGTGTGGGTTATTTTCTTGCTCTTTTTTCCGTATTGCCCAAAGGTATAGTCGGAATCTCCGTTTATATATTTCAGCGTTTGCGGAAAGAGAGCGAGATTAAGAACACATCTTCTTTTTAGCATATCATTAGAATACAGTTAATTGCTTTCACTTGTGAAGGTCATGACACAAAGGCTTATTCGTGCTCCTCTTTTTAAGAAAAATTGGAGAGCTCTTATCACACATATATTTCATCATGACACTTCACTTTGTCTATTTGGCCATTACATGGAGTTTTTAGATAGTTGAGGAGAGAATACAATGATAATGGAAACTGAATGTTTAAAGCAAATAACTTAAATAAGATATGAAAAGTGTGCTGAAGCCGAAATTGCTGATGAATTAGCAACCTACGATTACAAGAAAAAAACACGAAAACTGCTTGAATATCTGAGATGCAATGGCGTTATGATTGTGTATAATAAAAAGGAAAGAAATTGAAAAACAGAAATCTGATTTTATATTGCTGATTTACCTTTTTAATCATCTTTTTTATAATGTCTTCTAAAAGTAAATTATTTTCTGATGGAACATTTTGCTTTTTTCTTTTGTTTTTCCTTTGAAAAAACTTTCCTTGTAAACAATATAATATTTATTGACGAAGCACTTTACTTTTATGGTGAG comes from the Erysipelotrichaceae bacterium 66202529 genome and includes:
- a CDS encoding oleate hydratase, with the translated sequence MKKQTKKIAAGAAAAAAGIAATAAVRSVVKKREQNAQCMVSNGREGERQAYLIGGGLASLSAAAYLIQDGGFHGENIHIMEGMNVLGGSNDGAGTLQNGFVCRGGRMLNEETYENFWDLFSTIPSLDWPGKSVTEEILNFDHLHPTHAQARLVDRYGVIQDVRSMQFNNTDRLLMTKLLATPEEKLDNVTIEQWFKDSPHFFTTNFWYMWQTTFAFQKWSSAFEFRRYMNRMILEFPRIETLEGVTRTPYNQYESVILPIKAYLEGFGVDFSIRAVVEDLDFKEDSVTVTDIHITENGKQRVIHLEENDLCIMTNGCMTDCATLGDFKTPAPYQPQEAMSAQLWRRVAEKKPVLGDPTPFFGKPEETNWESFTVTMKGSKMLKMIEQFSGNIPGSGALMTFKDSSWLMSIVVAAQPHFKAQDANTTIFWGYGLYTDAIGDYVKKPMRECSGEEILMELIHHLHFEESTKDIMESVVNVIPCMMPYIDSQFQPRAMSDRPMVIPSGSTNFAMISQFVEIPEDMVFTEEYSVRAARMAVYGLLGIDKKICPVTPYNRNPKVLAIAAKTMLR
- a CDS encoding diguanylate cyclase, with translation MPNLEQYQAMFHSLACGICRVALDEEFTLLYANPFFYYIYGYTCEEANDIGFHSISYILPEPVFSEVHAKVMTYIEHKERFFELEYQGVHRSQKPLWLLVRCTYDPARADSILCVLMDIAVHKKLEDELRMSMEESRMAFQLTDKMLYTFDIEERRLTLPKQVSEEFNLPHTVYGVPQSIIAANIIDENSVDEFIRFYTAMMHGVPEGVSEVKKRRRDGSFRWYRANYQLIYDTYGKPKRSIISCEDITEQREKELVYSKWKQYFQAQEGKTIGYYEYDLSMDQQIEGAGDTPPEYLENLKGYTETVLYIAEHFVYPADREMFYHFFDRNRLLTLFYDEQNETEIEYRRCSKHAVYWVRASVRMVEDPYTGHIKMFMMTLNIDREKQKTMRLQKLAETDEMTGLLKRETFIRKVNECLMTKDYVVRHAFILLDIDEFKQHNDTYGHQFGDLVIRDTARILTSSLRAYDFSGRLGGDEFMLFLNGISSQRDVQPRIAALCEKLNRMYPDRGTVSCSMGIAFYPQDGTDFQQLYQNADIALYEAKRSGRSTYRIYQKDNMRRK
- a CDS encoding resolvase, with amino-acid sequence MKVFGYARRSSSEKSKSNYSIESQKRVCNELAARDNRTIEKWYIDEGYSGTTLKRPHMQEMLKAIAAANQEIIIYVWLASRLSRDANHCNSLRYVFSKYNVTVISDNRDWASLEDIELHPDKTIGPRIITLSDETEVHRDRKRTRIGLTTSAYKGNYTKGGKTPPTGYLFKNNPGENAKGRKVEIDIAYVETMLYILTQIHDYKRSLDSLAIELNSKQACGVHWSYTKIYRAVTDPIIYGRLLTSYVDIRDHSPAYCSQKYYEEIQKILHGRRKEYHYKYLFKNLIKCEDCDCWCSEIPTIHYPRNGNRKGRRVYKYYYCPSCKKRINEQILLNKIIHHINEILDETTNFEVVEGISRRIGKIGKRLKFLDFEYEEGYLDDDSYIAERKKLLSKKRNLDKDMKRLRNKAIKKFNEYTYLEQKQIIKRSFLCIHLDLNTKTIIKIEKLEK
- a CDS encoding linear amide C-N hydrolase codes for the protein MCTALRFKQFFGRNLDYEFSYGEKITVSPRNYNFKFRHTNKQGKHYAIIGMAYIVGDYPLYYDAINEKGVGMAGLNFVGNTYFNAHVDGRDNITSFEFIPWVLSQCANIKEVKELLEHTNVVNTAFNSKLPPAQLHYMISDDTDSIVIECMKDGMHIYDNPTHVLTNNPPFKEQISRLNDYMYLTNKQPENTFSKDLNLAPYSRGFGAFGLPGDLSSPSRFVRVAFTRSNATSDENDLSQFFHILGSVEQQKGLCEVSEGEYEYTIYSSCCDLYNGIYYYTTYNGHQIIGVDMFKEDLDSDKIISYPMMEKEIISFQN